The following are encoded together in the Capsulimonas corticalis genome:
- a CDS encoding TlpA family protein disulfide reductase translates to MPLSIGTPLPSLAGATGWLGDSFATNAIHGSPLLVQFWAISCPVCRMNAPHLLGLIETYRDQGLQLLSVHMPRMESDMDVADVRVEAESLGLTGPCAVDNEHTIGDLFQTGGVWPCYFLFDAQGKLRSRAAGQLGLKMAENSLKRMLALEPAL, encoded by the coding sequence ATGCCGCTTTCCATAGGAACCCCACTTCCATCGCTTGCAGGCGCAACCGGTTGGTTAGGTGATTCTTTTGCAACAAATGCAATCCATGGAAGCCCGCTGCTCGTGCAGTTTTGGGCGATCTCCTGCCCTGTGTGCAGGATGAACGCGCCCCATCTCTTGGGGCTGATCGAAACCTATCGCGACCAGGGGTTGCAGCTGCTTTCCGTGCACATGCCGCGCATGGAGAGCGATATGGATGTGGCGGATGTCCGCGTGGAGGCGGAATCGCTGGGTTTAACCGGCCCATGCGCCGTGGACAACGAGCACACGATCGGCGATCTTTTTCAGACCGGAGGGGTCTGGCCGTGCTACTTCCTGTTTGACGCTCAAGGCAAGCTGCGCAGCCGCGCCGCCGGCCAGCTTGGCCTGAAGATGGCGGAGAATTCGCTGAAGCGGATGCTGGCCCTAGAGCCGGCGCTTTAG